In Nanoarchaeota archaeon, a single genomic region encodes these proteins:
- a CDS encoding site-specific DNA-methyltransferase gives MVAYNDLNYNDWKKYLGDITTDAIWITPKINGKFEIPKRDFLPKNSNTFHGLFIPEIPYQFIRRFTKKGEIVWDCFGGSGTTKKVSDLLDRKCIINDISPQEDFIIKADSTTFNPNSKIHLIFMHPPYHNIIKYSNKNEDGSNYNSINEFLNWFENVVKNVTQYLEENRFLILVCGNIYQNGEEHTLGVWCKDIILKYGFKCKSHVIKDYGETKGGSKNYNLNYYRALRGNFNSFYGDNIFILQKIN, from the coding sequence ATGGTAGCATATAACGACTTAAATTATAACGATTGGAAAAAATATTTGGGAGATATTACGACTGACGCAATTTGGATAACTCCTAAGATTAATGGAAAGTTTGAAATTCCAAAAAGAGACTTTTTGCCTAAAAATAGCAATACTTTTCATGGGTTGTTTATTCCTGAAATACCTTATCAATTTATTAGAAGATTTACAAAAAAAGGAGAAATTGTTTGGGATTGTTTTGGGGGTAGTGGAACAACAAAAAAAGTTTCTGATTTATTGGATAGAAAATGTATAATTAATGATATTTCTCCCCAAGAAGATTTTATTATTAAAGCAGATTCAACAACATTTAATCCTAATTCTAAAATTCATTTAATTTTTATGCACCCACCTTATCATAATATAATCAAATATTCAAATAAAAATGAAGATGGCTCAAATTATAATTCAATTAATGAATTCTTAAATTGGTTTGAAAACGTTGTTAAAAATGTTACCCAATATTTAGAAGAAAATAGATTTTTAATTTTGGTGTGTGGAAACATTTATCAAAATGGAGAAGAACACACCTTAGGAGTTTGGTGTAAAGACATTATATTAAAATATGGATTTAAATGTAAATCCCATGTGATAAAAGATTATGGAGAAACTAAAGGAGGAAGTAAAAATTATAACCTTAATTATTATAGGGCATTAAGAGGTAATTTTAATTCTTTTTACGGAGATAATATTTTTATATTACAAAAGATAAATTAA
- a CDS encoding DUF91 domain-containing protein: protein MVNTHVFIVDKNTFKYHLEYLFAGTGAKDYILDFNNNSKSKLNPTRENLLISMIADLSRVRIGDYVIFYLQQSREVGEGKFYGIFKAKSNGFLDNNDNGQFLKDELQKSLTFRVLLEPYEVYAQGVTEWEALDEIKFIQSPNQMLWSLIYRKLKGNRGNTMITIYETERLFKLIRDKNNRQKINSQNFSYNVDNQKIIPSETKHNYSGRKEEINVLPRLVQKYKEDKAFESHLQAYICKNVDISDELKNLLIQDNKLEWIGNEVSCGVGMQRIDIALSLQKRNDERLILPIELKAVQISLLNVIQLQRYVDWLQQYYISNRISTIQPVLIAKKFDNKDSEKYLQIIESFKQFNNKNQNCLPLKFIEYEVVGEELKFSEINYN, encoded by the coding sequence ATGGTAAATACACATGTTTTCATTGTTGATAAAAATACTTTTAAGTATCATTTAGAATATTTATTTGCAGGCACAGGGGCAAAAGATTACATCTTAGATTTTAATAATAATTCAAAATCAAAACTTAATCCAACAAGAGAAAATTTACTTATTAGCATGATTGCAGATTTAAGTAGAGTAAGAATTGGAGATTATGTAATCTTTTACTTACAACAAAGTAGGGAAGTTGGCGAAGGAAAATTTTATGGGATATTCAAAGCTAAGTCTAATGGTTTTTTGGATAATAATGACAATGGACAATTTTTAAAAGATGAATTACAAAAGTCATTAACTTTTAGAGTTTTATTAGAACCTTATGAAGTTTATGCACAAGGGGTTACAGAATGGGAAGCATTAGACGAAATAAAGTTTATTCAATCTCCCAATCAAATGTTATGGAGTTTAATTTATAGAAAATTAAAAGGTAATCGTGGAAATACAATGATTACGATTTATGAAACAGAAAGATTATTTAAATTGATAAGAGATAAAAATAATAGACAAAAAATTAATTCTCAAAACTTTTCTTATAATGTAGATAATCAAAAAATAATTCCGTCGGAGACTAAACATAACTATTCTGGAAGAAAAGAGGAAATTAATGTTTTACCAAGACTTGTACAAAAATACAAAGAGGATAAAGCTTTTGAAAGTCATCTGCAAGCATATATTTGTAAAAATGTGGATATAAGTGATGAATTAAAAAATCTACTTATACAAGACAATAAGTTAGAATGGATTGGAAATGAAGTTTCTTGTGGTGTTGGAATGCAGAGAATAGATATTGCTTTATCATTACAAAAGAGAAATGATGAAAGATTAATTTTGCCTATTGAATTAAAAGCAGTTCAAATATCTTTATTAAATGTTATTCAACTTCAAAGATATGTGGATTGGTTACAACAATATTATATCTCTAATAGAATAAGCACAATACAGCCAGTATTAATTGCTAAAAAATTTGACAATAAAGATTCTGAAAAATATTTGCAAATAATAGAATCATTTAAACAATTTAATAATAAAAATCAAAATTGCTTACCTTTAAAATTTATTGAATATGAAGTAGTTGGAGAAGAATTAAAGTTTTCTGAGATTAATTATAATTAA
- a CDS encoding tyrosine-type recombinase/integrase gives MNILLGKLEIELKSRGFSAKTVKSYMFHTSCFLKRMGAQAEHDEIRQYFAGLSEKMDPRTVNLRISAVKFFYRNVLGREMAITFMKRPKRVPEVLTKNEVQRIITAISNTKHKLIIETVYGCGLRVSEAAKLKKDDIRFEEGILFVRQGKGNKDRVVSLPFTLSKRLESYILLRNDENPYVFDSARGGRLTEATIEKIVDKAASIAGIIKNVHPHTLRHSYATHLLENGTDIHIIQKLLGHSDVRTTELYTHVSTALIKNIQSPLDTLHSPEVGITPQKGAKNHENSLY, from the coding sequence ATGAATATATTACTTGGCAAATTGGAAATCGAACTTAAGTCGAGAGGGTTCAGCGCAAAGACCGTAAAGTCGTATATGTTCCATACATCATGTTTTCTTAAGAGAATGGGCGCGCAGGCGGAGCACGACGAAATTCGGCAATATTTTGCCGGTCTGTCTGAAAAAATGGACCCGAGAACAGTGAATTTGAGGATAAGTGCGGTCAAGTTCTTTTACAGAAATGTGCTCGGAAGGGAGATGGCCATAACTTTTATGAAGCGCCCGAAAAGAGTTCCTGAAGTGCTTACAAAGAATGAAGTGCAAAGAATAATAACTGCGATTTCAAACACAAAGCATAAGCTAATAATTGAAACGGTTTATGGCTGCGGCCTGAGAGTATCAGAAGCCGCAAAACTAAAAAAAGATGATATTCGGTTCGAAGAAGGCATACTTTTTGTAAGGCAGGGAAAGGGCAACAAAGACCGTGTAGTATCGCTGCCTTTCACTTTATCAAAGCGGCTTGAATCATACATTCTCCTGAGAAATGATGAGAACCCCTATGTATTTGATTCTGCAAGAGGAGGGCGGCTTACTGAAGCTACAATCGAAAAGATAGTGGATAAAGCCGCAAGCATTGCCGGAATAATCAAAAATGTCCATCCACATACACTGCGCCATAGTTATGCTACGCATCTGCTTGAGAACGGAACGGATATTCACATAATTCAAAAGCTGCTTGGCCATTCTGACGTAAGGACAACCGAGCTATATACACATGTTTCTACAGCGCTAATAAAAAATATTCAGAGCCCACTAGACACTTTGCATAGTCCGGAAGTTGGTATAACTCCACAAAAGGGCGCGAAAAATCATGAAAATTCACTGTACTGA
- a CDS encoding HDIG domain-containing protein, giving the protein MQNKIEVPTYSECMALLSKYGMPKNIVAHCATVSKIAVFIAERINARGGTVNVSLVCAAALLHDIDKIIEIKNKSGKHGSMAREILEKEGYPEVAKIAENHVLHKIIKEGASFSIEEKIVFYADKRVKHDKIVSLSERFEYLRERYPHHLENVNRAEPLTKNLEKELMDAAGIRADEITDASIGNV; this is encoded by the coding sequence ATGCAAAACAAAATCGAGGTTCCCACTTATTCCGAATGCATGGCGCTTCTTTCAAAATATGGGATGCCCAAAAATATTGTCGCACATTGCGCTACGGTTTCTAAAATCGCGGTTTTTATTGCAGAAAGAATAAATGCGCGCGGAGGAACTGTCAACGTTTCGTTAGTGTGCGCAGCAGCACTTTTGCACGATATCGACAAGATTATTGAAATCAAAAACAAATCCGGCAAGCATGGCTCAATGGCGCGCGAAATTCTTGAAAAAGAAGGCTATCCCGAAGTTGCAAAAATTGCGGAAAATCATGTTTTGCATAAAATCATAAAAGAAGGCGCAAGCTTCAGCATTGAAGAAAAAATCGTTTTCTATGCAGACAAACGAGTCAAGCACGATAAAATCGTTTCGCTTTCCGAAAGGTTTGAATATCTGCGCGAAAGGTATCCGCACCATCTTGAAAATGTGAATCGCGCGGAGCCTCTTACAAAAAACTTAGAAAAAGAATTGATGGATGCGGCAGGGATACGCGCGGATGAAATAACTGATGCATCTATCGGCAACGTTTAA
- a CDS encoding preprotein translocase subunit Sec61beta: MSEEKQSLPQSTAGLTRYFDEDNSGIKVTPEQVVGFASIVIIIEVLVRLAII; encoded by the coding sequence ATGTCAGAAGAAAAACAATCCCTTCCGCAAAGCACAGCAGGGCTTACGCGATATTTTGACGAAGATAACAGCGGTATAAAGGTAACTCCCGAGCAGGTTGTTGGTTTCGCATCAATTGTAATAATAATAGAAGTTCTGGTCAGGCTTGCAATTATCTAA
- a CDS encoding NAD(+)/NADH kinase — MRIAVSGSKDTKNIVSQVKRAGIEIDDINPDFVITYGGDGSILWAENQYLGIPKIPVRASATAKVFMYDENDLGSILEKLKCGEYKISEVMKLEALFAGNCIVALNDFQVRCPIPVQALRFSISINGKPAFTEVIGDGAVISTPFGSGAYYSSVGGKPFKKGIGIAMNNPHDYEGMRTIVADESDEISIILLRNEGILLFDNCEKIFRISPSDEIIIRKAKENAKFVRMD, encoded by the coding sequence ATGCGTATTGCTGTTTCCGGCTCAAAAGATACGAAAAACATTGTTTCTCAAGTGAAACGTGCCGGTATTGAAATAGATGATATTAACCCCGATTTTGTAATCACTTACGGCGGCGACGGAAGCATTCTTTGGGCAGAAAACCAGTATCTTGGAATTCCGAAAATACCTGTTCGTGCAAGCGCAACTGCGAAAGTGTTTATGTATGATGAGAACGATCTTGGGAGTATTCTTGAAAAGCTCAAATGCGGTGAATACAAAATCTCTGAAGTCATGAAGCTTGAGGCGCTATTTGCAGGAAACTGCATTGTCGCGCTTAACGATTTTCAAGTAAGATGTCCCATTCCGGTTCAGGCTCTTAGATTCTCTATCTCTATTAACGGCAAGCCGGCTTTCACAGAAGTTATCGGCGACGGAGCAGTCATTTCAACTCCGTTTGGATCCGGAGCGTATTATTCTTCTGTCGGCGGAAAGCCGTTCAAAAAAGGCATAGGAATTGCCATGAATAATCCGCATGATTATGAAGGGATGCGAACAATTGTCGCCGATGAATCCGATGAGATTTCAATAATATTGCTGCGTAATGAAGGCATTTTATTGTTTGATAACTGCGAGAAAATATTTCGGATAAGCCCAAGTGATGAGATAATAATACGCAAGGCAAAGGAGAACGCGAAGTTTGTAAGAATGGATTAA
- a CDS encoding DNA-directed RNA polymerase subunit F, with product MKKLESGFITNVEAKLILQATDRRNKDVDEKVELGHEQKVTLDYLRNVAKANKSDIEGAKKKLAELGVLKDHQIMILLNLLPKDKDEIDVIFQKERTTLTKEQIEKILEIVKKV from the coding sequence ATGAAGAAACTAGAATCAGGTTTCATTACGAATGTCGAAGCAAAGCTTATTTTGCAGGCGACAGACCGAAGGAACAAGGATGTTGACGAAAAAGTGGAACTTGGGCATGAGCAGAAAGTGACGCTTGATTATCTTAGGAATGTTGCAAAGGCGAACAAGTCCGATATTGAGGGCGCTAAAAAGAAGCTGGCAGAGCTTGGCGTGCTGAAAGACCACCAGATTATGATATTGCTCAATCTGCTTCCGAAAGACAAAGACGAAATTGATGTCATTTTCCAGAAGGAGAGGACAACGCTTACCAAAGAACAGATAGAAAAAATACTTGAGATTGTAAAAAAGGTTTAG
- a CDS encoding DUF655 domain-containing protein, with translation MKDEWAIVLDYLPRGHPMQPRAHPVAQIIGTENFNLLEVIPREGKALKSMDKVYIGEGKRDDIQSIIGKIPSNKLTATANSELPYVVEKIVGEQEKKFVNFFNIADSITTKLHSFELLSGIGKKHMWAIIDERKKRPFESFGDIKKRCPMLPDLKKSIAKRIASELTQEEKWYVFIAAPREERRY, from the coding sequence ATGAAAGACGAATGGGCGATCGTATTGGATTATCTGCCGAGAGGGCACCCGATGCAGCCGCGCGCTCATCCGGTTGCGCAGATAATAGGAACTGAAAATTTCAATCTTCTAGAAGTGATTCCGCGTGAGGGAAAAGCATTAAAATCAATGGACAAGGTCTATATCGGCGAAGGAAAGCGCGACGACATTCAATCCATTATCGGCAAAATACCCTCTAATAAGCTTACCGCAACAGCAAATTCTGAATTGCCCTACGTTGTTGAAAAAATAGTAGGCGAGCAAGAGAAAAAATTCGTGAATTTCTTCAATATTGCAGATTCCATAACCACGAAACTGCACAGTTTCGAGCTTCTGTCCGGAATCGGAAAAAAGCACATGTGGGCGATAATTGACGAACGCAAAAAGAGACCTTTCGAGAGCTTTGGGGATATAAAAAAACGCTGCCCAATGCTGCCGGATCTCAAGAAGAGCATTGCGAAAAGAATAGCTTCAGAGCTGACGCAAGAAGAGAAGTGGTATGTTTTCATTGCCGCGCCAAGAGAGGAGAGAAGGTATTAG
- the infB gene encoding translation initiation factor IF-2, with the protein MPIRQPIISILGHVDHGKTTLLDTIRASRVAIGEAGGITQHIGASEVPVENILKTCNSFLKKWKIDVKIPGLLFIDTPGHAAFSLLRKRGGALADIAILVIDITEGIKPQTDEAIKILRDNKTPFIIAANKVDKISGWQTQKDACFHDAFDAQSTKIQEELDLKIYTLIGQLGERNIMSDRFDRITDFTKTIAIVPVSGRSGEGVADLLGLITGLSQKYLEKKLALDESGVGKGTVLEVKEVKGLGMTLDIILYDGIMRQGDTLVIGAREKPVVTKVKAILKIPPLKEIRVEKKFVPVKEVLAAVGIKVSAMNIDEVIAGVPIYTLREGALTKEYEDLVRKEIESVEIVTSNEGLIIKADALGSLEAIVRSIKEKNIPIRKALIGAVSRKDILEVKDSDPKYKVVLAFNANVADDAKQESKDTGVKILESEIIYRLLEGYDEYLKDLDAAQKKALSESLKKPAKVRIIPGFVFRQSKPAVVGMEIVLGTLKKDAKLMNSVGEVLGDVEQVQDKNVNIDEGKIGMKCAVSVDGFVVGRNAKENEVFYTFLTKEEYKLLRKNIGFLSQSEITCLDEIKQVMLKTDKLWDL; encoded by the coding sequence ATGCCAATCCGCCAGCCCATAATTTCGATTCTCGGACATGTGGACCATGGAAAAACGACTCTTCTTGACACTATCAGGGCCTCGCGCGTTGCGATCGGCGAAGCTGGCGGCATCACCCAGCATATCGGCGCATCAGAAGTGCCGGTTGAGAACATACTAAAAACCTGTAATTCATTTCTAAAAAAGTGGAAAATTGATGTCAAAATTCCCGGCCTTTTGTTTATTGACACGCCCGGACACGCGGCGTTTTCGCTGCTTCGAAAGCGCGGCGGAGCTCTTGCAGATATAGCGATTCTTGTGATTGACATTACGGAAGGCATAAAGCCGCAGACTGATGAGGCGATCAAAATCCTGCGCGATAATAAGACGCCGTTTATTATCGCCGCGAACAAAGTGGACAAAATCAGCGGATGGCAGACTCAAAAAGATGCCTGTTTCCATGATGCATTTGATGCCCAATCGACAAAAATCCAGGAAGAGCTTGACCTGAAAATTTACACACTTATCGGGCAGTTAGGTGAGCGCAACATAATGAGCGACCGCTTTGACAGGATAACTGACTTCACAAAAACAATAGCAATTGTGCCGGTTTCAGGAAGAAGCGGCGAAGGCGTTGCGGATCTTCTGGGCTTAATTACCGGGCTCTCGCAGAAATATCTTGAAAAAAAGCTTGCGTTGGATGAATCCGGTGTCGGCAAAGGCACTGTTCTTGAAGTGAAGGAAGTTAAAGGCCTCGGGATGACTCTGGACATAATACTTTATGACGGTATAATGCGCCAGGGAGATACGCTTGTGATTGGCGCGCGTGAAAAACCCGTAGTTACGAAAGTCAAGGCGATATTGAAAATACCGCCATTAAAAGAAATTCGGGTCGAAAAAAAATTCGTGCCGGTAAAAGAAGTTTTAGCTGCCGTTGGCATCAAGGTATCTGCAATGAATATTGATGAAGTAATTGCCGGTGTTCCTATCTATACTCTGCGCGAAGGCGCTTTGACAAAAGAATACGAAGATCTTGTCAGAAAGGAAATCGAAAGTGTTGAAATTGTGACTTCAAATGAAGGCTTGATAATCAAGGCAGATGCGCTTGGAAGCCTTGAGGCGATTGTGCGCAGCATAAAAGAGAAGAACATTCCGATAAGAAAAGCGCTTATTGGCGCGGTTTCGCGAAAAGATATACTTGAGGTAAAGGATTCTGACCCTAAATACAAGGTTGTTCTCGCTTTTAATGCAAACGTGGCTGATGATGCAAAGCAGGAATCAAAAGACACCGGCGTAAAAATTCTTGAAAGCGAAATCATTTACAGGCTTCTTGAAGGCTATGATGAGTACTTAAAAGACCTTGATGCCGCACAGAAAAAAGCGCTGTCAGAGTCGTTGAAAAAGCCGGCAAAGGTGCGCATCATTCCGGGATTTGTTTTTAGGCAATCAAAGCCTGCTGTTGTTGGCATGGAAATAGTTCTTGGCACATTGAAAAAAGACGCGAAACTGATGAATTCTGTTGGCGAAGTCCTTGGAGATGTCGAGCAGGTGCAGGACAAGAACGTCAATATTGATGAGGGAAAAATCGGCATGAAATGCGCGGTTTCTGTCGACGGCTTTGTTGTCGGAAGAAATGCAAAAGAGAATGAGGTTTTCTACACATTCCTGACAAAAGAAGAATATAAGTTGCTGCGCAAGAACATCGGCTTCCTGTCGCAGAGCGAAATCACATGCCTTGACGAAATCAAGCAGGTGATGCTGAAAACTGACAAGCTGTGGGATTTGTAA
- a CDS encoding thermonuclease family protein: MKQAIVITAFVLIFAQFALVMAEDTPNASSGAVVIEDNEPSINPDSFFWGFKDALDKFSLALTFNSESKAKKSITIAEERLREFQKMAEEGKINAAEKAKESHEEFLEKAKSAAKSISKGNKTEEIKKQIEIEREVEKLRNKTEIMAERLKIKIMTEGKLTAEQKALIGSLIASMQNQTGSLKIEINKNKEKIKIEIKARTNKTKEEIEDAVEKIEKEHNITKGKLDEAFENIIDAREEIAKLNDEIGMNNITDNAALILLNNSLDKLAAAQDAIDSSKYGEAYGLANAAKQLAENAREKIKKLTEDDGEREREKERNQTRNETKEREPKMCAQVITPAKNEKTGECKEFPTPCDVPAGWEKVNLCVLKQKTIVKTSEMQWQKIENHSTTEITANKSVAFVSRVIDGDSIELQGSIKVRLLGINTPERGQPYYQEANNRLRELIESKNVILENDIQDKDQYGRLLRYLFINDSFVNSQLVKEGYANVYIISPNKKYESDLRNAETEAKALKLNVWKQPSGEGICDNQCIGISYFKWNAEGDDCNNLNDEYVTLINSCSYPCDLTSWTVKDESSRNPYIFPTFVLESEKTVTLYTGCGTNRREQLYWCSRGYSCNAIWNNNGDVMYVRNSNGELVLNYAYA; this comes from the coding sequence ATGAAACAAGCCATTGTTATTACCGCTTTTGTTCTGATTTTCGCGCAATTCGCGCTTGTCATGGCTGAAGATACCCCTAATGCTTCCTCCGGCGCAGTTGTCATTGAAGACAACGAGCCTTCAATAAACCCTGACAGCTTTTTCTGGGGCTTTAAAGACGCGCTCGATAAGTTCTCTTTGGCGCTTACATTTAATTCTGAATCAAAAGCAAAAAAGAGCATAACAATAGCCGAAGAACGCTTGCGCGAGTTCCAGAAAATGGCTGAAGAAGGCAAAATAAACGCTGCGGAAAAAGCAAAAGAATCCCATGAAGAATTTTTGGAAAAAGCTAAGTCCGCCGCAAAAAGCATAAGTAAAGGCAACAAAACCGAAGAAATAAAAAAGCAGATTGAAATCGAGCGCGAGGTAGAAAAGCTCCGGAACAAGACAGAAATAATGGCCGAGCGCCTTAAAATAAAAATCATGACAGAGGGAAAGCTGACAGCCGAACAGAAAGCGCTTATCGGCTCGCTTATTGCAAGCATGCAGAACCAGACCGGCTCCCTTAAAATCGAAATCAACAAGAACAAAGAGAAAATAAAAATCGAGATAAAGGCGCGCACAAACAAAACTAAGGAAGAAATCGAAGATGCGGTAGAAAAAATAGAAAAAGAGCACAATATTACAAAGGGCAAGCTTGACGAGGCATTCGAAAATATAATTGATGCACGGGAAGAAATCGCAAAACTGAATGATGAAATAGGCATGAACAATATAACGGACAACGCTGCTCTGATTCTTCTGAACAATTCTCTTGACAAGCTGGCTGCGGCGCAAGACGCGATAGATTCATCAAAATACGGCGAAGCATACGGCCTTGCAAACGCCGCTAAGCAGTTGGCGGAAAATGCGCGCGAAAAAATCAAAAAGCTGACTGAAGATGATGGCGAACGTGAGCGCGAAAAAGAACGCAATCAGACGCGCAACGAAACAAAGGAGCGCGAACCTAAAATGTGCGCGCAAGTCATAACTCCTGCAAAGAACGAGAAAACAGGCGAGTGCAAAGAATTCCCGACGCCGTGCGATGTGCCCGCGGGCTGGGAAAAGGTTAACCTCTGTGTTCTCAAACAAAAAACTATTGTGAAAACATCAGAAATGCAGTGGCAAAAAATAGAAAATCATTCAACAACGGAAATAACCGCTAATAAATCGGTTGCTTTTGTATCTAGAGTTATAGATGGAGATAGCATTGAACTGCAAGGCAGTATCAAAGTGCGGTTACTCGGCATTAATACGCCTGAACGGGGTCAACCGTATTATCAAGAAGCAAATAATAGACTAAGAGAACTTATAGAAAGCAAAAATGTTATTCTTGAGAATGATATTCAAGATAAAGACCAATATGGGAGACTTTTGAGATATTTATTTATTAATGATTCATTTGTGAATTCACAATTAGTTAAAGAAGGTTATGCAAATGTTTACATCATCTCTCCAAATAAAAAATATGAAAGTGACCTAAGAAATGCCGAAACCGAAGCTAAGGCGCTAAAATTAAATGTTTGGAAACAACCTTCAGGTGAAGGTATTTGCGATAATCAATGTATCGGAATTTCTTATTTCAAATGGAACGCGGAAGGCGATGATTGTAATAATCTAAATGATGAATATGTAACTTTGATAAATTCATGCTCTTATCCTTGTGATTTAACGAGTTGGACAGTTAAAGATGAATCATCACGAAATCCATATATTTTTCCAACCTTTGTTTTAGAAAGTGAAAAAACAGTAACTCTTTACACCGGTTGTGGAACCAACAGAAGAGAACAGTTATATTGGTGTAGTCGAGGTTATTCTTGTAATGCTATTTGGAACAATAATGGCGATGTTATGTATGTAAGAAATTCAAACGGGGAATTAGTGTTGAATTATGCGTATGCCTGA
- a CDS encoding 30S ribosomal protein S6e, producing the protein MPARIVIGDKDGKSYQKEIAADKLNALLNLKIGDEFDGGIVDVPGYRFSISGGSDKDGFPMRKGVHGQGRKQILVAEGPGYYPIMKGGRKKKSIRGEVIASDIAQINVKLVKAGAKPLAELFGKTAEAPKAEEKK; encoded by the coding sequence ATGCCAGCACGAATCGTTATAGGCGACAAAGACGGAAAATCATACCAGAAGGAAATTGCAGCAGATAAATTGAATGCTCTTCTTAATCTGAAAATCGGCGATGAGTTCGACGGAGGAATTGTCGATGTTCCAGGATACCGATTTTCAATAAGCGGCGGGTCTGACAAGGACGGATTCCCTATGCGAAAAGGCGTACATGGCCAGGGAAGGAAACAAATTCTTGTTGCAGAAGGCCCGGGATATTATCCCATTATGAAAGGCGGGCGCAAGAAAAAATCAATACGCGGAGAAGTTATTGCTTCCGATATTGCGCAGATTAATGTTAAACTTGTAAAAGCAGGCGCGAAACCGCTCGCTGAACTCTTTGGAAAAACCGCAGAGGCTCCCAAAGCCGAAGAAAAGAAATAA